In Pelodiscus sinensis isolate JC-2024 chromosome 2, ASM4963464v1, whole genome shotgun sequence, the following proteins share a genomic window:
- the HUS1 gene encoding checkpoint protein HUS1 isoform X1, which produces MRFRAKIVDVACLNHFTRVINTIAKLAKTCTLRLAVDKLYFILSDKVANGGVSMWCELNQGNFFDEFQMEGVAAEYNEIYLELTPENLSRALKTAQNAKTVKIKLTNKHCPCLTLAVELPSLSSSSRIVTHDIPVGVIPRRLWNDFREPRVPDFDVSIYLPVLKTMKSVVERMKNLSNCIVLEANLNGEMNLKIETDLVSVTTHFKGLGNPPWVSEDGSQSSPQDRDPESMAEARIDIRKLLQLLAGQQVNPTKALCNIVSKRIVHFILLHEEVSLQYFIPALA; this is translated from the exons ATGCGGTTTCGGGCCAAGATCGTGGACGTCGCCTGCCTGAACCACTTCACCC GTGTGATTAACACAATTGCCAAATTAGCCAAGACATGCACTCTACGCCTTGCAGTGGACAAACTTTACTTCATCCTTTCTGATAAAGTGGCAAATGGAGGGGTCAGCATGTGGTGTGAGTTAAATCAG gggaactTCTTTGATGAGTTCCAGATGGAGGGAGTAGCAGCAGAATACAATGAAATTTACTTGGAGCTGACACCTGAAAACCTATCGAGAGCTTTAAAAACAGCCCAGAACGCCAAGACAGTGAAAATCAAATTGACTAACAAACACTGCCCCTGTCTTACATTAGCCGTGGAACTG CCCTCGTTATCGAGCAGTAGTCGTATTGTGACACATGACATTCCAGTGGGAGTTATTCCCAGAAGACTGTGGAATGATTTCCGAGAGCCCCGTGTCCCAGACTTTGAT GTCAGTATTTACTTACCAGTGCTGAAGACCATGAAGAGTGTTGTGGAAAGAATGAAAAATCTCAGCAATTGCATT GTACTTGAAGCAAATCTAAATGGAGAAATGAATTTGAAAATAGAAACTGATTTAGTGTCTGTTACAACCCATTTTAAAGGTCTTGGAAATCCTCCATGGG taTCTGAGGATGGTTCACAAAGTTCTCCGCAAGACAGAGATCCAGAGAGCATGGCTGAGGCACGCATAGACATTAGGAAGCTCCTGCAGCTACTTGCTGGGCAGCAAGTAAATCCCACGAAAGCCTTGTGCA ATATTGTGAGCAAAAGGATTGTTCACTTTATTTTGCTTCATGAGGAGGTTTCCCTTCAATACTTCATCCCAGCACTTGCATGA
- the HUS1 gene encoding checkpoint protein HUS1 isoform X2, translating into MWCELNQGNFFDEFQMEGVAAEYNEIYLELTPENLSRALKTAQNAKTVKIKLTNKHCPCLTLAVELPSLSSSSRIVTHDIPVGVIPRRLWNDFREPRVPDFDVSIYLPVLKTMKSVVERMKNLSNCIVLEANLNGEMNLKIETDLVSVTTHFKGLGNPPWVSEDGSQSSPQDRDPESMAEARIDIRKLLQLLAGQQVNPTKALCNIVSKRIVHFILLHEEVSLQYFIPALA; encoded by the exons ATGTGGTGTGAGTTAAATCAG gggaactTCTTTGATGAGTTCCAGATGGAGGGAGTAGCAGCAGAATACAATGAAATTTACTTGGAGCTGACACCTGAAAACCTATCGAGAGCTTTAAAAACAGCCCAGAACGCCAAGACAGTGAAAATCAAATTGACTAACAAACACTGCCCCTGTCTTACATTAGCCGTGGAACTG CCCTCGTTATCGAGCAGTAGTCGTATTGTGACACATGACATTCCAGTGGGAGTTATTCCCAGAAGACTGTGGAATGATTTCCGAGAGCCCCGTGTCCCAGACTTTGAT GTCAGTATTTACTTACCAGTGCTGAAGACCATGAAGAGTGTTGTGGAAAGAATGAAAAATCTCAGCAATTGCATT GTACTTGAAGCAAATCTAAATGGAGAAATGAATTTGAAAATAGAAACTGATTTAGTGTCTGTTACAACCCATTTTAAAGGTCTTGGAAATCCTCCATGGG taTCTGAGGATGGTTCACAAAGTTCTCCGCAAGACAGAGATCCAGAGAGCATGGCTGAGGCACGCATAGACATTAGGAAGCTCCTGCAGCTACTTGCTGGGCAGCAAGTAAATCCCACGAAAGCCTTGTGCA ATATTGTGAGCAAAAGGATTGTTCACTTTATTTTGCTTCATGAGGAGGTTTCCCTTCAATACTTCATCCCAGCACTTGCATGA